A genomic window from Struthio camelus isolate bStrCam1 chromosome 2, bStrCam1.hap1, whole genome shotgun sequence includes:
- the NEUROD6 gene encoding neurogenic differentiation factor 6, which produces MLTLPFDESVVMPESQMCRKFSRESDDQKQMKNPESFSKQIVLRGKNIKRSPGEDTEKEEEEEEREEEDENGLPRRRGLRKKKTSKIRMERIKFRRQEANARERNRMHGLNDALDNLRKVVPCYSKTQKLSKIETLRLAKNYIWALSEILRIGKRPDLLTFVQNLCKGLSQPTTNLVAGCLQLNARSFLMGQAGEGAHHARSPYSTFYPPYHSPELGTPPGHGTLDNAKSMKPYNYCSAYESFYESTSPECASPQFEGPLSPPPINYNGIFSLKQEESLDYGKNYNYGMHYCAVPPRGPLGQSSMFRLPTESHFPYDLHLRSQSLTMQDELNAVFHN; this is translated from the coding sequence ATGTTAACACTACCATTTGATGAGTCTGTTGTAATGCCAGAATCCCAGATGTGCAGAAAGTTTTCCAGAGAAAGCGATGaccaaaagcaaatgaagaatccAGAAAGCTTTTCAAAACAGATTGTGCTCCGGGGAAAGAATATTAAAAGATCTCCTGGAGAAGACacggaaaaagaggaggaagaggaagagagagaagaggaggatgagAACGGTTTGCCGAGGAGAAGGGGCCTTCGGAAAAAAAAGACGAGCAAGATAAGAATGGAAAGGATCAAATTCAGGCGACAAGAAGCCAACGCTAGGGAGAGGAACCGGATGCACGGCCTTAACGATGCGCTGGACAATTTAAGGAAAGTGGTCCCTTGTTATTCTAAAACACAAAAACTGTCCAAAATAGAAACTTTAAGACTAGCCAAAAACTACATTTGGGCTCTCTCCGAAATCCTGCGAATTGGCAAGAGACCCGACCTGCTCACGTTCGTCCAAAACTTGTGCAAGGGTCTGTCCCAGCCGACTACAAACTTGGTGGCGGGATGCCTGCAGCTGAACGCCCGCAGCTTCCTGATGGGCCAGGCAGGCGAAGGTGCCCACCACGCCAGGTCGCCCTACTCCACCTTCTACCCCCCCTACCACAGCCCCGAGCTCGGCACCCCCCCGGGGCACGGGACTCTCGACAACGCCAAGTCCATGAAACCCTACAATTACTGCAGCGCTTACGAGTCCTTCTATGAGAGCACTTCCCCCGAGTGCGCCAGCCCACAGTTTGAAGGTCCCTTAAGTCCTCCCCCAATTAACTATAATGGGATATTTTCCCTGAAGCAAGAAGAAAGCTTGGACTACGGCAAAAATTACAATTACGGCATGCATTACTGTGCAGTGCCACCCAGGGGTCCCCTTGGGCAGAGCTCGATGTTCAGGTTGCCTACGGAGAGCCACTTCCCTTACGACTTACATCTGCGCAGCCAGTCTCTCACCATGCAAGATGAATTAAATGCAGTTTTTCATAAttaa